Proteins encoded in a region of the Dehalococcoidia bacterium genome:
- a CDS encoding helix-turn-helix domain-containing protein, with the protein MGRDGTSQRQKPSWLLVTSHGLVLTYIGANRDKTIREISEALGLTQRRVVAVVKDLSESGLLEVERRGRRNYYRIADDARFIHPTMTHIRVADFVALMRGDAPAGRPEGSD; encoded by the coding sequence ATGGGGAGGGACGGGACCAGCCAACGCCAGAAGCCCTCATGGCTACTCGTTACGAGCCACGGCCTCGTGCTTACCTATATCGGCGCGAACCGCGACAAGACGATCCGGGAGATCTCGGAGGCGCTGGGGCTTACCCAGCGCAGGGTGGTGGCCGTGGTCAAGGACCTGTCGGAGAGCGGCCTCCTCGAAGTCGAACGGCGCGGACGGCGGAACTACTACCGCATCGCGGATGACGCCCGGTTCATACACCCGACGATGACTCACATCCGCGTCGCCGACTTCGTCGCGCTGATGAGGGGAGACGCGCCAGCAGGCCGGCCTGAGGGCTCTGACTAG